A region from the Ptychodera flava strain L36383 chromosome 10, AS_Pfla_20210202, whole genome shotgun sequence genome encodes:
- the LOC139142926 gene encoding baculoviral IAP repeat-containing protein 7-like: MDQEGGKETCQLLRSGHSSDTHIGDDDAMILSNADGYNSEDALQIGSGNEMIWGAVGGSEEKEGETSTSMNGAAEFKFVADMASEAVRLASYKSWPHSVPVNPSALARAGLFYTGKDDIVECFSCKESFKDWEYGDTAMGEHKSLSPDCAFVKGTDSRNDPLIKDMSRFAHLNVSSSQKENEDDDKGKGDAKENTGGKKGKKKKGKKKKGKKKQNDDDDEDDDDSSIFNVEDDPQFKEANRVLKSEYKRLLTFIYWPKNAPVLPEDLAKAGFYYCGSDDRVQCFCCYGILKNWRPGDSAMNEHRKYFPSCPFVRGEDVGNEPMRLVTRQGIVDDTPVKQTSRDPNRVENFQNQQQNQPPRNSQHRHPEYADEDKRMATFNHWPSSDIVSSHELCRAGFYYTGIKDNVKCFHCDGGLRNWEPADEPWTEHARWFPKCEYILTERGSAFVNYVTSRYPRVPSSNPQASGRGQGRPQVNDVMRTDLVQVVLDMGYGKELVKKVVKRRINQSGESFRTTHDLLLAVWDEEEKLSRNRSHSDAQSDDEEDDQEDEKPGDGAAADPFRSNSEMSSSASALNSPEDLQRELETLRDQKTCKVCMDRDVCMLFQPCGHLVTCEVCSAALRKCPICRNNIRSTLRTYMS, from the exons ATGGATCAAGAGGGAGGAAAGGAAACCTGTCAACTTTTACGTTCTGGTCATTCATCAGATACTCATATTGGAGATGATGATGCGATGATTTTGTCAAATGCTGATGGGTATAACTCAGAAGATGCTCTGCAAATTGGTAGTGGCAATGAAATGATTTGGGGGGCAGTTGGAGGTAGTGAGGAGAAAGAGGGTGAAACATCCACTTCTATGAATGGAGCTGCTGAATTTAAATTTGTTGCTGACATGGCATCAGAAGCTGTGAGATTGGCATCTTACAAGTCCTGGCCACATTCAGTGCCAGTAAATCCCAGTGCATTAGCTAGAGCAGGCCTTTTTTATACAGGAAAAGATGATATAGTGGAGtgtttttcatgtaaagaatCATTTAAAGACTGGGAATATGGAGATACAGCCATGGGAGAACACAAATCATTATCTCCAGATTGTGCATTTGTCAAAGGTACTGATAGTAGAAATGATCCACTGATTAAAGATATGAGCAGATTTGCACATCTTAATGTTAGCTCATCTCAAAAAGAAAATGAGGATGATGACAAGGGGAAGGGTGATGCCAAGGAAAATACAGGGGGTAAAAagggaaagaaaaagaaagggaagaagaaaaaaggtaaaaaaaagcagaatgatgatgacgacgaggATGATGATGACAGCTCAATTTTTAATGTGGAAGATGATCCTCAGTTCAAAGAAGCTAACAGAGTCCTTAAAAGTGAATACAAAAGATTATTAACTTTCATCTACTGGCCAAAGAATGCACCCGTTTTACCAGAAGATTTGGCAAAGGCAGGATTTTACTACTGTGGATCAGATGACAGAGTGCAGTGTTTTTGTTGCTATGGTATTTTGAAGAACTGGCGGCCTGGTGACTCAGCAATGAATGAACACAGGAAATACTTTCCATCGTGTCCGTTTGTTAGAGGGGAAGATGTCGGAAATGAGCCGATGAGATTGGTGACAAGGCAGGGCATTGTTGATGATACTCCAGTCAAGCAGACTTCACGAGATCCAAACAGGGTGGAGAATTTTCAGAACCAGCAGCAAAATCAACCACCACGGAAT AGTCAGCACAGACATCCTGAATATGCTGATGAGGATAAACGCATGGCTACTTTCAACCATTGGCCTTCTTCTGATATTGTATCATCACATGAATTATGCAGAGCTGGATTTTACTACACTG GAATCAAAGACAACGTCAAGTGCTTTCATTGTGATGGTGGACTTAGAAATTGGGAACCAGCAGATGAACCTTGGACTGAACACGCAAGATGGTTTCCAAAATGTGAATACATTTTGACGGAGAGGGGAAGTGCCTTTGTCAATTATGTGACTTCTAGATATCCCCGTGTACCAAGTTCAAATCCACAG GCTTCAGGCAGAGGACAAG GCCGACCCCAAGTTAATGATGTCATGAGGACTGACCTGGTGCAAGTAGTTCTGGATATGGGTTATGGAAAAGAGCTGGTAAAGAAAGTGGTGAAGAGACGAATCAATCAAAGTGGTGAGAGTTTCCGCACCACTCATGATTTGTTACTTGCTGTGTGGGATGAAGAGGAAAAGTTGTCTCGTAATAGATCGCATTCCGATGCCCAAAGTGATGATGAGGAGGATGATCAAGAAGATGAGAAACCTGGTGATGGTGCTGCAGCAGACCCATTTAGATCCAACAGTGAAATGTCATCATCAGCATCAG CTTTAAATTCCCCAGAAGACTTACAGCGTGAACTGGAGACACTACGAGATCAGAAGActtgcaaagtttgtatggaTCGTGATGTCTGTATGCTGTTTCAACCATGTGGTCACTTGGTCACATGTGAAGTTTGTTCAGCTGCCTTGAGAAAATGTCCCATCTGCAGAAACAACATTCGCAGCACACTCAGAACATACATGTCTTAA
- the LOC139142927 gene encoding uncharacterized protein translates to MAQRGQLTLEEVREAIRARRLLKPREIMGALSILDIHEAQKTLITLYDIAKARGNWGWVRLMQEEADVMVDVPWIVKNMPHINPKMNVRPPKPRKQAPVDSNTDPYGMCRDIRLQTRSDLTVYREGMPASGEPTGHTPQPIGEAQPTPTVQVSEGIDLSRTAVTPSPRDKGKSTTTTWAEAPEIEVAAPDSDDSLFCLTSEEDPEGLGREPVVLKSPRTTHGARLRFSVLQGLISSSLPPEPQGEQASTSSDVASHPSGDQGRTEREPVTSAERSLSQGTDPSQVRTTAAKLRQRLKRQLERSGTLQSHPGDEETNGKRCREEEPHSSSSKRAGSYYAGRPSPCPFPGCRFESKGIKEHCFRKHLPRCLREDPGRVDYNAIVDLLEFLTRKLVGPNMPILALYDHLKARAHARIPEGAKVTDTCRKTMEGCATG, encoded by the coding sequence ATGGCACAGCGAGGTCAACTGACCCTTGAGGAAGTTCGGGAGGCCATCCGCGCCCGACGACTACTCAAGCCTAGAGAGATAATGGGCGCCCTCAGCATCCTGGATATCCATGAAGCTCAGAAAACACTCATCACCCTCTACGACATCGCGAAAGCGAGAGGCAACTGGGGATGGGTGCGGCTCATGCAGGAGGAGGCCGACGTCATGGTTGATGTGCCCTGGATAGTCAAGAACATGCCACACATCAACCCCAAGATGAACGTTCGGCCACCAAAACCCAGGAAGCAGGCGCCGGTTGACAGCAACACCGACCCTTACGGTATGTGTCGGGACATACGTCTCCAGACTCGTTCTGACCTTACCGTATACAGGGAGGGCATGCCGGCATCGGGGGAACCAACAGGGCATACACCACAACCGATTGGGGAGGCCCAGCCTACTCCCACTGTCCAAGTCAGCGAAGGCATCGATCTGTCCCGGACGGCCGTAACACCTTCGCCACGGGACAAGGGGAAGTCCACCACCACCACCTGGGCGGAAGCACCAGAGATTGAAGTCGCCGCTCCGGATTCTGACGACAGCCTCTTCTGCCTGACGTCAGAGGAAGACCCGGAAGGTCTTGGCAGGGAGCCGGTAGTATTGAAGAGTCCCAGAACTACCCATGGGGCGAGACTCCGATTCTCGGTGCTGCAGGGACTGATTTCCAGCAGTCTGCCCCCAGAACCCCAAGGGGAACAGGCCAGCACGTCCTCGGATGTGGCCAGCCACCCCAGCGGGGATCAGGGGAGGACTGAACGAGAGCCAGTGACTAGCGCAGAGAGAAGTCTCTCCCAAGGCACAGACCCCAGCCAGGTACGTACCACGGCAGCCAAGCTGAGGCAGAGACTCAAGCGGCAGCTTGAAAGATCAGGCACCCTGCAGAGCCACCCGGGTGACGAAGAGACCAACGGCAAGAGGTGCAGGGAGGAAGAGCCTCACTCCAGCTCATCCAAGCGAGCGGGGAGCTACTACGCCGGACGACCGTCCCCCTGCCCTTTCCCGGGATGCCGCTTCGAGTCGAAGGGGATCAAGGAGCACTGCTTCAGAAAACACCTTCCCCGATGCCTCCGCGAAGACCCAGGACGTGTCGACTACAACGCCATCGTTGACCTCCTGGAGTTCCTGACAAGGAAGCTGGTGGGGCCTAATATGCCGATCTTGGCGCTCTACGACCACCTGAAGGCCCGAGCCCACGCCAGGATACCTGAAGGCGCCAAAGTCACCGACACCTGCCGGAAGACTATGGAGGGTTGTGCCACCGGATGA
- the LOC139141683 gene encoding uncharacterized protein, with the protein MSALVHDLDPADRDRVRRWTGKGAQERPRPPAEAAAKVPGSLTMIPAGYQRGAKPTRETSLPRTQVAAASQEAEHPTTAPARYGWEAERSQESPLPKAMDSHFHLDRTVKQLRKGSRVTTSAQLVSACPSVRPEVPVQVVGGVEVYCDPETFPEDLTREPGWKIAIGLHPKAAVGAGNQVLQEIRRLVASPHVAALGEIGLDRTVGSDKWTKQEDIFRELLSMADPAKPVILHLRGAVGDKYACDTHALALVTVKEMCDSTKLIHIHNFAGELRTLRRWRQAFRHCYFSFSAMVADFDDRQIEALRDVPWTGSSWRRIRRILCHGPTSDTTPPHTSVTWRRRS; encoded by the coding sequence ATGTCGGCTCTGGTACATGACCTTGACCCAGCGGACCGTGACCGGGTACGGCGTTGGACTGGCAAGGGAGCCCAGGAGCGCCCTCGCCCACCAGCAGAAGCCGCCGCCAAAGTGCCAGGGAGTCTAACGATGATCCCAGCAGGTTACCAACGGGGAGCCAAGCCCACCAGGGAGACCTCACTTCCTCGCACACAGGTGGCAGCAGCCAGTCAGGAAGCAGAACACCCGACGACGGCCCCAGCAAGGTACGGATGGGAAGCGGAACGTAGCCAGGAATCTCCACTTCCGAAAGCCATGGATTCGCATTTTCACTTGGATCGGACAGTGAAACAACTCAGGAAAGGCAGCCGAGTGACAACGTCAGCTCAACTCGTCTCGGCCTGCCCAAGCGTCCGACCCGAAGTGCCAGTCCAAGTGGTTGGAGGAGTGGAGGTATACTGTGACCCGGAAACCTTCCCCGAAGACCTGACGCGGGAACCAGGGTGGAAGATTGCCATCGGCCTCCACCCCAAAGCCGCCGTCGGAGCAGGCAACCAGGTACTGCAGGAGATCCGACGCCTGGTTGCATCCCCACACGTCGCCGCTCTAGGGGAAATCGGACTCGACAGAACCGTGGGCAGTGACAAGTGGACAAAACAAGAGGACATCTTCAGGGAACTCCTGAGCATGGCCGACCCCGCCAAACCAGTCATCTTACACCTCAGAGGCGCGGTGGGGGATAAGTACGCCTGTGATACTCACGCCCTGGCCCTGGTAACCGTCAAGGAGATGTGCGACTCGACCAAGCTCATCCACATCCATAACTTCGCGGGAGAGCTGCGCACCCTTCGTAGATGGCGCCAGGCGTTCCGCCACTGCTATTTCAGTTTCTCGGCAATGGTGGCGGACTTCGACGACAGGCAAATTGAGGCCCTGAGGGATGTCCCCTGGACCGGATCCTCCTGGAGACGGATTCGCCGTATCTTATGCCACGGCCCGACCAGCGATACAACACCCCCGCATACATCGGTGACGTGGCGCAGGAGGTCATAA